The following are encoded together in the Brassica napus cultivar Da-Ae chromosome A9, Da-Ae, whole genome shotgun sequence genome:
- the LOC111200328 gene encoding FBD-associated F-box protein At4g10400-like, protein MDIISGLSDDLLIKILLLVPTKVAVSTSILSKRWEYLWMWLPKLQYGHRREPEREKLRCFLDRNLPLHRAPVIESFRLELCNTRFKPESINMWVVVALSHCLRELEIVYETYPPKPNILPSNMYTSKSLVILKLDGEILLDVPRMVSLPSLKTLKLQSVRYVNDETLQRLLSNCPILEDLVVRLREYGDTMQKLTVVAPSVRSLSLCIPYSHEIAEYVIETPSLKYFKLVDYSNNDHYGLIENMPYLIEAYVDCCCPDIYSLINSITYVKRLTICSEATLDGLVTLVFNQLEHLEVCLCTVLFSSQLVQLFNASSKLKRVDISLMDGHDPRQDMDYWKEPSTVPECLLSSLQSLSWSAYTGEPEERAIVGYILKHAVHLKTATIKSYGSDVWNLEILKELELSPRASKTCQLMFE, encoded by the exons ATGGATATAATCAGTGGGCTGTCTGATGACTTGCTTATTAAAATACTATTGTTAGTTCCCACAAAAGTTGCTGTCTCCACAAGCATTTTGTCGAAACGGTGGGAGTATCTTTGGATGTGGTTGCCTAAACTTCAGTACGGTCATAGACGTGAACCTGAACGCGAGAAGCTACGGTGTTTCCTTGACAGAAACCTGCCATTGCATAGAGCTCCGGTTATTGAAAGCTTCCGTCTTGAATTGTGTAATACACGTTTTAAACCGGAGAGTATCAACATGTGGGTTGTAGTAGCTCTTTCTCACTGTCTACGTGAGCTGGAGATAGTATATGAGACTTATCCGCCTAAGCCAAACATATTGCCGAGTAACATGTATACCTCCAAATCGCTCGTGATCTTGAAACTGGATGGTGAGATCCTCTTGGATGTTCCTCGAATGGTGTCTCTTCCCTCGCTGAAAACTCTGAAGCTTCAGAGTGTGAGATACGTCAATGATGAAACTCTTCAACGGCTTCTATCTAATTGTCCAATTCTTGAAGACCTAGTGGTGAGGTTACGTGAATATGGTGATACCATGCAAAAGTTGACAGTTGTTGCTCCATCTGTGCGGAGTTTGTCACTCTGTATACCCTATAGTCATGAAATAGCTGAGTACGTGATAGAAACTCCTTCTTTAAAGTATTTCAAACTTGTGGATTATAGTAATAATGATCACTACGGTTTGATTGAGAACATGCCGTACCTGATCGAGGCATATGTAGATTGTTGTTGCCCTGATATCTATAGTCTTATTAATTCAATCACATATGTCAAGCGTCTCACAATATGTTCAGAG GCTACTCTCGATGGGCTTGTGACTCTTGTCTTCAATCAACTTGAACATTTGGAGGTATGTCTATGCACAGTGCTTTTCTCCAGTCAACTTGTCCAGCTGTTCAACGCTTCTTCTAAGTTAAAGAGAGTAGACATCTCCTTAATGGAT GGTCATGATCCTCGTCAAGATATGGATTACTGGAAGGAACCAAGCACTGTTCCCGAATGTTTGTTGTCGAGTCTACAAAGTCTCAGCTGGTCGGCATACACAGGAGAACCAGAAGAGAGAGCTATTGTGGGCTACATTCTGAAACATGCTGTTCACTTAAAGACTGCAACAATCAAGTCATATGGATCAGATGTTTGGAATCTTGAGATTTTAAAGGAGTTGGAACTTTCTCCTAGAGCTTCAAAAACATGCCAACTCATGTTTGAATGA
- the LOC106411695 gene encoding FBD-associated F-box protein At4g10400, whose protein sequence is MDRISELPDELLVKILMSVPTKVAVSTSILSKRWEYLWMWLTKLEYLHRDHCSEPGCKRLQSFLDRNLPLHRAPVIESFRLELCSSHFKPENISTWVSTAVSHCLRELDILHDDTEPAMSNILPSNLFTCKSLVVLKLVGEILLDVPRVVALPSLKTLKIQSVRYFDEETLQRLLSNCPILEDLVVDLRDYDYESAGQLTVAVPNLQSLSLYIPYCQDLDGFVIETPNLKYFKLMDHSISGHYCLIEKMPCLIEAYLEVNLPDMKSLIGSITSVKRLTICSEGIMMLGEGFVFNQLEHLEVCFCTLFSSDLVIELLLKASSNLKRLGFSFMEHHVPQGMVYWNQPTTVPECVLSSLESFSWSKYTGEPEERDIVVYILKHALHLKTATIKSYGSDVWKLEMLKELELSPRASATCQLLFD, encoded by the exons ATGGACAGAATCAGTGAGTTGCCTGATGAACTGCTTGTTAAGATATTAATGTCTGTTCCGACAAAAGTTGCTGTGTCCACAAGCATCTTGTCGAAACGGTGGGAGTATCTTTGGATGTGGTTGACTAAACTCGAGTATCTTCATAGAGACCATTGTTCAGAGCCTGGATGCAAGAGGCTACAAAGTTTTCTCGACAGAAACCTGCCACTACATAGAGCTCCGGTTATAGAAAGCTTCCGTCTCGAATTATGTAGTTCGCATTTTAAACCTGAGAACATCAGTACGTGGGTTTCAACAGCAGTTTCTCACTGCCTACGTGAGCTGGATATCTTACATGACGACACCGAACCGGCTATGTCAAACATACTGCCGAGTAACTTGTTCACTTGCAAATCGCTCGTGGTCTTGAAACTGGTTGGTGAGATCCTCTTGGATGTTCCTCGAGTGGTCGCTCTTCCCtctctcaaaactctgaaaattCAAAGTGTGAGATACTTCGATGAAGAAACTCTTCAACGGCTTCTTTCAAATTGCCCCATTCTTGAAGATCTAGTGGTGGATTTACGTGATTATGATTATGAATCTGCGGGACAGTTGACTGTTGCTGTTCCAAATTTGCAGAGTTTGTCACTATACATACCCTATTGTCAGGATCTAGATGGGTTTGTGATAGAAACTCCTAATTTAAAGTATTTCAAACTTATGGATCATAGTATTAGTGGTCACTACTGTTTGATTGAGAAGATGCCTTGTCTGATCGAGGCATATCTAGAGGTTAATCTTCCTGATATGAAGAGTCTTATTGGATCAATCACATCTGTCAAGCGTCTTACAATATGTTCAGAG GGTATTATGATGCTTGGTGAAGGTTTTGTCTTCAACCAACTTGAACATCTGGAGGTGTGTTTTTGCACACTGTTTTCCTCGGATCTAGTTATCGAGCTACTGCTCAAAGCTTCTTCCAACTTGAAGAGACTAGGCTTTTCCTTCATGGAA CATCATGTTCCTCAAGGTATGGTTTACTGGAATCAACCAACCACTGTTCCTGAATGTGTATTGTCGAGTCTAGAAAGTTTCAGCTGGTCGAAATATACAGGAGAACCAGAAGAGAGGGATATTGTGGTTTACATTCTGAAACATGCTCTTCACTTAAAGACTGCGACAATCAAGTCATATGGATCAGATGTTTGGAAACTTGAGATGTTAAAGGAGTTGGAACTTTCTCCTAGAGCTTCAGCTACATGCCAACTCTTGTTTGATTGA